From Salinibacterium sp. ZJ450, one genomic window encodes:
- a CDS encoding TIGR03885 family FMN-dependent LLM class oxidoreductase, with the protein MTVIGFHASHEQIHPAELLAAVRRAEQAGFSAAMCSDHFAPWSARQGHSGFAWAWLGAALQATSLPLGVVNAPGQRYHPAIIAQAAATLEAMYPGRFWMALGSGEAVNEHITGDAWPDKKRRNDRLRESVDVMRSLFAGDEVSHRGEVVVDRAKLWTRPAAPPPMYAAAVTPETAEWAAGWADGLATVARPPRDLRPVIDAYRSAGGIGPIVLQVHLSVADTEHEALAIAHEQWRTNVFSAPLCWDVDLPETFDIAAQHVPAEAMYDNVLVASDPARFVDWLGEFTYLGFDEIYLHHVGQQQSGFIDTFGEHVLPQLDVTRKAIA; encoded by the coding sequence GTGACCGTTATCGGATTCCATGCATCGCACGAACAGATCCATCCCGCCGAACTGCTAGCCGCCGTGCGGCGAGCCGAGCAGGCGGGTTTCTCCGCCGCCATGTGCAGCGACCATTTCGCGCCGTGGAGCGCCAGGCAGGGGCATTCCGGCTTCGCCTGGGCCTGGCTCGGGGCCGCCCTGCAGGCGACATCCCTGCCGCTGGGGGTGGTGAACGCGCCCGGGCAGCGATATCACCCGGCCATCATCGCGCAGGCGGCCGCCACCCTGGAGGCGATGTACCCCGGCCGGTTCTGGATGGCGCTCGGCAGCGGCGAGGCGGTGAACGAGCACATCACCGGGGACGCCTGGCCGGACAAAAAGCGCCGGAACGACCGGCTGCGCGAGAGCGTGGACGTGATGCGCTCGCTGTTCGCCGGTGACGAGGTGAGCCACCGCGGTGAGGTGGTGGTCGACCGGGCGAAGCTGTGGACGCGGCCCGCCGCTCCCCCGCCGATGTATGCCGCGGCGGTCACTCCCGAGACCGCCGAGTGGGCCGCCGGCTGGGCGGACGGCCTGGCAACTGTGGCTCGCCCGCCACGGGACCTGCGGCCGGTGATCGACGCCTACCGCTCGGCTGGCGGCATCGGGCCGATCGTGCTGCAGGTGCACCTCAGCGTCGCCGACACCGAGCACGAGGCGCTGGCGATCGCGCACGAGCAGTGGCGCACCAACGTGTTCTCGGCACCGCTGTGCTGGGACGTCGACCTTCCCGAGACGTTCGACATTGCCGCCCAGCATGTGCCGGCCGAGGCGATGTACGACAACGTGCTCGTGGCATCCGACCCTGCCCGATTCGTCGACTGGCTCGGTGAGTTCACCTATCTTGGCTTCGACGAAATCTACCTGCACCACGTCGGCCAGCAGCAGTCAGGGTTCATCGACACCTTCGGCGAGCATGTGCTGCCCCAGCTGGACGTGACGAGAAAGGCGATTGCATGA
- the ftsY gene encoding signal recognition particle-docking protein FtsY, which produces MAERTSWSLSGALRGMFAKKTIDEGTWEDLEDALISADFGPDITDAIVEELRANVARFRTTDPADLKRMLRETLEERLAKYDPTLTLSNRPAVVLVVGVNGVGKTTTIGKFAKFLVNHGRSVVVGAADTFRAAAVEQLATWAERAGASVVRPQQQGQDPASVAFQTVERARLDGTEIVLVDTAGRLQSKSGLMDELSKVRRVIEKLEPIAEVLLVLDATTGQNGVAQAQAFIEHAGVTGLVITKLDGSAKGGFVLAVQEKTGIPIKLIGQGEGINDLTGFTPHVYAAGLVG; this is translated from the coding sequence ATGGCTGAACGCACCTCCTGGTCACTGTCCGGCGCCCTGCGCGGGATGTTCGCGAAGAAGACCATCGACGAGGGCACCTGGGAAGACCTCGAAGATGCCCTGATCTCGGCGGACTTCGGACCGGACATCACCGACGCGATCGTCGAGGAGCTGCGCGCGAACGTGGCGCGGTTCCGCACTACCGATCCGGCAGACCTGAAACGGATGCTGCGCGAGACCCTCGAAGAGCGTCTCGCCAAGTACGACCCGACCCTGACGCTGAGCAACCGTCCCGCGGTGGTTTTGGTCGTGGGCGTGAACGGTGTCGGCAAGACCACCACCATCGGCAAGTTCGCCAAGTTCCTGGTCAACCACGGGCGAAGCGTCGTGGTCGGTGCGGCCGACACGTTCCGGGCCGCCGCGGTCGAGCAGCTCGCCACCTGGGCCGAGCGGGCCGGGGCATCCGTTGTCCGGCCGCAGCAGCAGGGCCAGGATCCGGCATCCGTCGCCTTCCAGACCGTGGAACGTGCCCGCCTGGACGGCACCGAGATCGTGCTGGTGGACACCGCGGGTCGGCTGCAGTCCAAGAGCGGCCTGATGGACGAGCTGTCCAAGGTGCGCCGGGTGATCGAGAAACTCGAACCGATCGCCGAGGTGCTGCTGGTGCTCGACGCCACCACCGGGCAGAACGGGGTGGCGCAGGCGCAGGCGTTCATCGAGCACGCCGGAGTCACCGGCCTGGTGATCACCAAGCTCGACGGCTCGGCCAAGGGCGGCTTCGTGCTGGCTGTGCAGGAGAAGACCGGCATCCCGATCAAGCTGATCGGCCAGGGTGAGGGCATTAACGACCTCACCGGCTTCACCCCGCACGTGTACGCGGCGGGTCTGGTCGGCTAG
- a CDS encoding MDR family MFS transporter: MPDTSTLPESRATADPGRLSPRDRLVITLLLVSAFVMILNETIMGVALPQLMEDLRISASAGQWLTTAFMLTMAVVIPITGYLLKRFNTRPIFITAMALFSAGTLIAAVSPGFEMLVAGRVVQASGTAIIMPLLMTTVMTLVAPARRGSVMGTISIVISVAPALGPTVSGIILSALDWRWMFWLVLPFAVGSLVVGAVRIQNVTTPTKVPVDIVSIVLSALAFGGLIYGLSSLGQAAEGTATLPAWIPLAAGSVALALFVTRQLRLQRKDAALLDLRTFKSPTFSAAIVLMMIAMLTMFGTLILLPIYLQTVLGLEPVAIGLMLLPGGLVMGLLGPVVGRIYDRRGPTVLVVPGGAIVSMAFWGMTLFSASTPFGWVLAAHVGLSVGLALMFTPLFTSALGSLTPELYSHGSAIVGTAQQVAGAAGTALFITVMTAVSAAQVSGGADEVTALAEGIHAAFVWGAVISVVALAGTFLVRKPADNPQPVAVPAEI, from the coding sequence GTGCCAGACACGTCAACACTGCCCGAATCCCGCGCCACGGCCGACCCGGGCCGCTTGTCACCGAGGGATCGACTGGTCATCACGTTGCTGCTCGTCTCGGCGTTCGTCATGATCCTCAACGAGACGATCATGGGCGTCGCCCTGCCGCAGCTGATGGAGGATCTGCGGATCTCCGCCAGCGCCGGCCAGTGGTTGACCACCGCGTTCATGTTGACGATGGCGGTCGTCATCCCGATCACCGGGTACCTGCTCAAGCGGTTCAACACCCGGCCGATCTTCATCACCGCGATGGCGCTGTTCAGCGCCGGCACGCTGATCGCCGCCGTCTCACCCGGCTTCGAAATGCTCGTGGCCGGCCGTGTGGTGCAGGCCAGCGGCACCGCCATCATCATGCCGTTGCTGATGACGACGGTGATGACCCTGGTCGCGCCCGCACGCCGCGGCAGTGTCATGGGCACGATCTCGATCGTTATCTCGGTGGCCCCGGCGCTCGGCCCGACCGTCTCCGGGATCATCCTCAGCGCACTGGACTGGCGCTGGATGTTCTGGCTGGTGCTGCCGTTCGCGGTCGGGTCGCTCGTGGTCGGCGCGGTGCGCATCCAGAATGTGACCACGCCGACGAAGGTCCCGGTCGACATCGTCTCGATCGTGCTGTCCGCCCTCGCCTTCGGCGGGCTGATCTACGGGCTGTCTAGCCTCGGCCAGGCCGCGGAGGGCACCGCCACGCTGCCCGCCTGGATCCCGCTCGCGGCAGGCTCCGTGGCGCTGGCACTGTTCGTCACGCGGCAGCTGCGGCTGCAGCGGAAGGATGCCGCGCTGCTCGACCTGCGCACCTTCAAGTCCCCGACGTTCTCGGCGGCCATCGTGCTGATGATGATCGCAATGCTGACGATGTTCGGCACCCTCATCCTGTTGCCGATCTACCTACAGACGGTGCTCGGCCTCGAGCCGGTCGCGATCGGCCTGATGCTGCTGCCCGGCGGACTGGTGATGGGACTACTCGGACCGGTCGTCGGCCGGATCTACGACCGGCGCGGCCCGACCGTGCTGGTGGTCCCGGGCGGCGCGATCGTCAGCATGGCCTTCTGGGGAATGACCCTGTTCTCGGCGTCGACGCCGTTCGGGTGGGTGCTGGCCGCGCACGTCGGCCTGAGCGTCGGCCTCGCGCTGATGTTCACCCCGCTGTTCACCTCCGCCCTGGGTTCACTCACGCCTGAGCTGTACTCGCACGGCAGCGCCATCGTCGGCACGGCGCAGCAAGTCGCCGGGGCCGCGGGGACCGCGCTCTTCATCACCGTCATGACCGCGGTTTCCGCCGCGCAGGTCTCCGGCGGCGCCGATGAGGTCACGGCCCTCGCCGAGGGCATCCACGCGGCCTTCGTCTGGGGTGCGGTGATCTCGGTGGTCGCGCTCGCCGGCACCTTCCTGGTGCGGAAGCCCGCCGACAACCCGCAGCCTGTGGCGGTTCCTGCGGAGATCTAA
- a CDS encoding alpha-amylase family protein: MRITDTSDLWWKNAVVYCLDVETFMDWNGDGHGDFEGLAHRLDYLSDLGVTCLWLMPFYPTPDRDDGYDIADFYGVDKRLGHLGDLVEMIRSARDRGMRVIADLVVNHTSAKHPWFVSARSSRTSPYRDFYVWADEPPKNAPASVFPGEEKGVWTLDPRTEQYYLHRFYRHQPDLNVTNPRVREEIAKILGFWLELGLSGFRVDAVPFFLESEGTNAGDEFGDPHDYLRQLKELVSRRQGDAILLGEVNLPFDQQMAYFGGSEGDELTMQFDFESMQRMYLSLVRKDARPLAATLARRPALAERSQWANFVRNHDELTLDKLSETERQEVFDAYGPEERMQAYGRGIVRRLPTMLGGDPRQIRMVYSLLFSLPGTPVLFYGEEIGMGENLDAGGRLAVRTPMQWSDGVNGGFSSARRSALPNPVAEGGYGPEHVNVSAQRHDPDSLLHFMRKLIALYRSSTEIGWGELTILEQPNPAVLAHRVTGRLGSMVALHNFSDEAVTVPLTIDNADGDSHLVDLLHGDVTETSASGKAELTLEAYGYRWLRVVDPGSRRLP; the protein is encoded by the coding sequence ATGAGGATCACCGACACCAGCGACCTGTGGTGGAAGAATGCCGTGGTGTACTGCCTCGACGTCGAGACGTTCATGGACTGGAACGGCGACGGGCACGGCGACTTCGAGGGGCTCGCGCACCGGCTCGACTACCTGTCCGACCTCGGCGTGACCTGCCTGTGGCTGATGCCGTTCTACCCGACCCCCGACCGGGACGACGGCTACGACATCGCCGACTTCTACGGGGTGGACAAGCGTCTCGGCCATCTGGGCGACCTGGTCGAGATGATCCGCAGCGCCCGGGACCGCGGCATGCGGGTGATCGCCGACCTGGTGGTGAATCACACCTCGGCGAAGCATCCGTGGTTCGTCTCGGCACGCTCCAGCCGCACGTCGCCGTACCGCGATTTCTACGTGTGGGCCGACGAGCCGCCGAAGAACGCCCCGGCTTCCGTGTTCCCTGGTGAGGAAAAGGGTGTCTGGACGCTGGACCCGCGCACCGAGCAGTACTACCTGCACCGGTTCTACCGGCACCAGCCCGACCTGAATGTCACGAACCCGCGGGTGCGCGAAGAGATCGCCAAGATCCTCGGTTTCTGGCTGGAGCTCGGTCTGTCCGGCTTTCGGGTGGATGCGGTGCCGTTCTTCCTCGAGAGCGAGGGCACCAACGCCGGCGACGAGTTCGGCGATCCGCATGACTATCTGCGGCAGCTGAAGGAACTGGTGAGCAGGCGGCAGGGCGACGCGATCCTGCTCGGCGAGGTAAACCTGCCGTTCGACCAGCAGATGGCGTACTTCGGCGGCAGTGAGGGCGACGAGCTCACGATGCAGTTCGACTTCGAGTCAATGCAGCGGATGTACCTGTCGCTGGTGCGGAAGGATGCCCGACCGCTCGCCGCGACCCTGGCCAGGCGCCCCGCCCTCGCGGAACGCTCGCAGTGGGCGAACTTCGTGCGCAACCACGACGAGCTCACCCTCGACAAACTCAGCGAGACGGAACGCCAAGAGGTGTTCGACGCGTACGGGCCAGAGGAGCGGATGCAGGCGTACGGCCGCGGCATCGTGCGCCGGCTGCCGACCATGTTGGGCGGCGACCCGCGGCAGATTCGCATGGTGTACAGCCTGCTGTTCTCGCTGCCGGGCACCCCGGTGCTGTTCTACGGCGAGGAGATCGGCATGGGCGAGAACCTGGACGCCGGCGGCAGGCTGGCGGTGCGCACCCCGATGCAGTGGAGCGACGGGGTGAACGGCGGCTTCTCGTCTGCCCGACGATCGGCGCTGCCGAACCCGGTGGCCGAGGGCGGATACGGGCCCGAGCATGTCAATGTGTCTGCCCAGCGGCACGACCCCGACTCACTGCTGCACTTCATGCGCAAGCTGATCGCGCTGTACCGCTCCTCCACCGAGATCGGCTGGGGTGAACTCACGATCCTCGAGCAGCCGAACCCGGCGGTGCTCGCGCACCGGGTGACCGGGCGGCTCGGCAGCATGGTGGCGTTGCACAACTTTTCGGATGAGGCGGTGACCGTGCCGCTGACGATCGACAACGCCGACGGCGACAGCCACCTGGTGGACCTGCTGCACGGGGATGTCACCGAGACCTCCGCGTCGGGCAAGGCCGAGTTGACGCTCGAGGCGTACGGATACCGCTGGCTGCGGGTGGTCGACCCGGGCAGTCGGCGCCTGCCGTGA
- a CDS encoding LLM class F420-dependent oxidoreductase codes for MTSPTHQRPIRLGVQIAPQHASYSQIRDAVRRLEDAGVDILFNWDHFFPLSGDREGRHFEAWTMLGGWAEQTERVEIGTLVNCNSYRNANLQADMARTLDHMSDGRFIFGTGAGWFQRDYDEYGYEFGTPGTRLAALAEAMPVIENRWAVINPPPLHKIPVLIGGGGERKTLRIVAQHADIWHSFGDVDVLRHKLGVLRQHGEAVGRDVSEIEISTEIRRRTESDADALADLGASLFTLGITAPEFNFDAVTRWLAWRDARNRG; via the coding sequence GTGACCAGCCCGACTCATCAGCGTCCGATCCGCCTTGGCGTGCAGATCGCCCCGCAGCACGCGTCGTATTCGCAGATCCGCGATGCCGTTCGCCGGCTCGAAGATGCCGGCGTCGACATCCTGTTCAACTGGGACCACTTCTTCCCGCTGAGCGGCGACCGCGAGGGCAGGCACTTCGAGGCGTGGACCATGCTCGGCGGCTGGGCGGAGCAGACCGAGCGGGTCGAGATCGGCACGCTGGTCAACTGCAACAGTTACCGCAACGCCAACCTGCAGGCAGACATGGCCCGCACCCTCGACCACATGTCGGATGGCCGGTTCATCTTCGGCACCGGCGCCGGCTGGTTCCAGCGCGACTACGACGAGTACGGCTACGAGTTCGGCACCCCCGGTACCCGGCTGGCGGCCCTCGCCGAGGCGATGCCGGTGATCGAGAACCGCTGGGCGGTGATCAACCCGCCACCGCTGCACAAGATCCCGGTGTTGATCGGCGGCGGGGGAGAGCGAAAGACGCTGCGCATCGTGGCGCAGCACGCCGACATCTGGCACAGCTTCGGCGACGTCGACGTGTTGCGTCACAAACTCGGTGTGCTGCGCCAGCACGGTGAGGCGGTCGGCCGCGACGTCAGCGAGATCGAGATCTCCACCGAGATCCGGCGGCGCACCGAATCGGATGCCGATGCCTTAGCCGATCTGGGAGCCTCGCTGTTCACGCTCGGCATCACCGCGCCGGAGTTCAACTTTGATGCGGTGACGCGCTGGCTTGCCTGGCGGGACGCCCGTAACCGCGGCTGA
- a CDS encoding MFS transporter, giving the protein MPPRTSAPTRTERLDRLPFTRAHRKLLVGSGLGWALDAMDVGLLSYVLVALASTWEVTPTEQSWLATISAIGMAIGASVGGLLADKFGRRQVFAVTLLIFGVATGLSALAWSVGALIVFRFLIGLGLGSELPVASTLVSEMAPARIRGRIVVILEAFWAVGWLAAALIGAFIVPLSDDGWRWALAIGLIPALYAVVVRFGLPESVRFLESKGRHAEAEAVVRGFEASAGVTDVASPGVTDVAAPATVETTPAQLGARQRLAGLFSSELRGRTVPLWIVWFCVNFSYYGAFIWLPTILFNSGYPLVKSVEFTLIITLAQLPGYAVAAWLIEIWGRRMTLAVFLAGSAASAVLFGTATTDTTVLLFGCLLSFFNLGAWGALYAITPELYPTRLRATGAGWAAAVGRIGAILAPLSVPVLSALGGNALLFGAFGVFFVIAAVSALLLAERRGQALEE; this is encoded by the coding sequence ATGCCTCCGCGCACCTCCGCGCCCACCCGCACCGAGCGGCTCGACCGCCTGCCGTTCACCCGAGCGCATCGAAAACTGCTGGTCGGGTCGGGGCTCGGTTGGGCGCTCGACGCGATGGATGTCGGATTGCTGTCGTACGTGCTGGTGGCGCTCGCCAGCACCTGGGAGGTCACCCCGACCGAGCAGTCGTGGCTCGCCACGATCTCCGCGATCGGCATGGCGATCGGCGCGAGCGTCGGCGGGCTGCTCGCCGACAAGTTCGGCCGGCGCCAGGTGTTTGCGGTCACCCTGCTGATCTTCGGCGTCGCGACCGGTCTGAGCGCGCTGGCCTGGTCGGTGGGCGCGCTGATCGTGTTCCGGTTCCTGATCGGCCTGGGACTCGGCTCCGAACTGCCGGTTGCGTCGACACTGGTCAGCGAGATGGCGCCTGCCCGCATCCGCGGGCGCATCGTCGTGATCCTCGAGGCGTTCTGGGCGGTCGGCTGGCTCGCCGCCGCACTGATCGGCGCGTTCATCGTGCCGCTCAGCGACGACGGCTGGCGCTGGGCCCTCGCGATCGGCCTGATTCCCGCCCTGTACGCCGTGGTGGTGCGCTTCGGCCTGCCCGAATCGGTGCGGTTCCTGGAGTCGAAGGGCCGGCATGCCGAGGCGGAAGCCGTGGTGCGCGGGTTTGAGGCATCCGCCGGTGTGACGGATGTCGCGTCGCCTGGAGTGACGGATGTCGCAGCCCCCGCCACGGTCGAGACCACCCCCGCACAGCTCGGCGCGCGGCAGCGGCTGGCCGGGCTGTTCTCGAGCGAGTTGCGCGGCCGCACCGTGCCGCTGTGGATCGTCTGGTTCTGCGTCAACTTCTCCTACTACGGCGCGTTCATCTGGCTGCCGACGATCCTGTTCAACTCCGGCTACCCGCTGGTGAAGTCGGTGGAGTTCACCCTGATCATCACCCTCGCGCAGCTGCCGGGGTACGCGGTGGCGGCCTGGCTGATCGAGATCTGGGGTCGCCGGATGACCCTTGCCGTGTTCCTCGCCGGGTCCGCGGCATCCGCTGTCCTGTTCGGAACCGCCACCACCGACACCACGGTGCTGCTGTTCGGCTGCCTGCTGTCGTTCTTCAACCTGGGTGCCTGGGGTGCGCTGTACGCGATCACGCCCGAGCTGTACCCGACGCGGCTGCGGGCGACGGGTGCCGGCTGGGCGGCCGCGGTGGGTCGGATCGGCGCGATTCTCGCTCCGCTGTCGGTGCCGGTGCTGTCGGCGCTCGGCGGGAACGCGCTGCTGTTCGGCGCGTTCGGTGTGTTCTTCGTGATCGCCGCGGTGAGCGCGCTGCTGCTGGCCGAGCGGCGCGGGCAGGCGCTCGAGGAGTAA
- the ffh gene encoding signal recognition particle protein, protein MATFGNLSDRLTDTFKNLRTKGKLSPADVDGTVREIRRALLDADVALPVVKDFTGTVRERALGDEVNKALNPAQQVVQIVNEELVRILGGQQRRLEFAKTPPTVIMLAGLQGAGKTTLAGKLAKWLAEQNHTPILVAADLQRPNAVTQLQVVGEQAGVPVFAPEPGNGVGNPVKVAKDGLKYAKDKLHDVVIIDTAGRLGVDKEMMKQAADIRKATDPDEVLFVIDAMIGQDAVATAKAFQEGVDFTGVVLTKLDGDARGGAALSVASVTGRPIMFASTGENLGDFEPFYPDRMASRILDLGDILSLIEQAQKAFDEDEAAMVAEKFATDSFTLEDFLGQMQQIKKMGSLKGMLGMLPGAKGMREQLDNFDERELTRTEAIIQSMTPAERQNTKLLNGSRRMRIARGSGMTVTDVNQLVNRFEQAAKMMKTVARGGMPQMPGMGPMPGGFGGGRGKTLPKKKAGSKSGNPAKRAAENAAKASGVKPAGVGGGGSGFGLGGLGGGAKDAAAGGPSPEELESLQKFLGR, encoded by the coding sequence ATGGCCACATTTGGGAATCTCTCCGACCGTCTGACAGACACCTTCAAGAACCTCCGCACCAAGGGCAAGCTGAGTCCCGCGGATGTCGACGGCACCGTCCGGGAAATCCGGCGCGCACTGCTCGACGCCGACGTCGCCCTGCCGGTGGTCAAGGACTTCACCGGCACCGTGCGCGAGCGCGCCCTCGGCGACGAGGTGAACAAGGCGCTGAACCCTGCCCAGCAGGTCGTGCAGATCGTCAACGAAGAGCTGGTGCGCATCCTCGGCGGGCAGCAGCGCCGCCTCGAGTTCGCGAAGACCCCGCCGACGGTGATCATGCTCGCCGGCCTGCAGGGTGCCGGTAAAACCACCCTCGCCGGCAAGCTGGCAAAGTGGCTCGCCGAGCAGAACCACACCCCGATCCTGGTTGCCGCTGACCTGCAGCGTCCGAACGCGGTCACCCAGCTGCAGGTGGTCGGCGAGCAGGCCGGTGTTCCGGTTTTCGCCCCAGAGCCGGGCAACGGTGTCGGCAACCCGGTCAAGGTCGCCAAGGACGGGCTGAAGTACGCCAAGGACAAGCTGCACGACGTGGTCATCATCGACACCGCCGGTCGTCTCGGTGTCGACAAGGAAATGATGAAGCAGGCCGCCGACATCCGGAAGGCCACCGACCCCGACGAGGTCCTCTTCGTCATCGACGCGATGATCGGTCAGGATGCCGTCGCCACGGCGAAGGCGTTCCAGGAGGGCGTGGACTTCACCGGCGTAGTGCTCACCAAGCTTGACGGCGACGCCCGTGGTGGTGCCGCGCTGTCGGTGGCGAGTGTCACCGGCCGCCCGATCATGTTCGCCTCCACCGGTGAGAACCTGGGCGACTTCGAGCCGTTCTACCCCGACCGGATGGCCAGCCGGATCCTCGATCTCGGCGACATCCTGAGCCTGATTGAGCAGGCGCAGAAGGCGTTCGACGAGGACGAGGCGGCGATGGTCGCCGAGAAGTTCGCGACCGACAGCTTCACCCTCGAGGACTTCCTCGGCCAGATGCAGCAGATCAAGAAGATGGGCTCGCTGAAGGGCATGCTCGGCATGCTGCCCGGCGCCAAGGGCATGCGCGAGCAGCTCGACAACTTCGACGAGCGCGAACTGACCCGCACCGAGGCGATCATCCAGTCGATGACCCCGGCGGAACGGCAGAACACCAAGCTCCTGAACGGCTCGCGCCGGATGCGGATCGCGCGCGGTTCCGGCATGACCGTCACCGACGTCAACCAGCTGGTGAACCGCTTCGAGCAGGCCGCCAAGATGATGAAGACCGTGGCGCGCGGCGGCATGCCGCAGATGCCAGGGATGGGCCCGATGCCCGGCGGTTTCGGCGGCGGGCGCGGCAAGACGCTGCCAAAGAAGAAGGCCGGCTCCAAGTCGGGCAACCCGGCCAAGCGCGCCGCGGAGAACGCGGCCAAGGCGTCCGGCGTGAAGCCGGCAGGCGTCGGCGGCGGTGGCTCCGGCTTCGGCCTCGGCGGTCTCGGTGGCGGGGCGAAGGATGCCGCTGCGGGCGGACCCAGCCCGGAAGAGCTCGAGTCGTTGCAGAAGTTCCTCGGCCGCTGA
- a CDS encoding histidine phosphatase family protein — MTIAFIRHGQTDWNAAGRMQGRTDIPLNDTGRQQARDAVDVLHDVEWDVIVSSPLSRARETAGIIATGLEIELGRSYDLLVERNYGVGEGLTMEEILARWPDRDYPGLEPLDSVVSRGTAALQQINDEYQGRDAVIVCHGTLIRYTLAALHGQPLDRIQNGSVSTVDLVDGQWRVLCVNGTMLDALV, encoded by the coding sequence ATGACGATCGCCTTCATCCGCCACGGACAGACCGACTGGAACGCCGCCGGGCGTATGCAGGGCAGAACCGACATCCCATTGAATGACACCGGTCGTCAGCAGGCGCGGGACGCGGTCGACGTGCTGCACGACGTCGAGTGGGACGTGATCGTGTCGTCGCCGCTGTCGCGGGCGCGGGAGACCGCCGGCATCATCGCCACCGGGTTGGAGATCGAGCTCGGCCGCAGCTATGACCTGCTGGTGGAGCGCAACTACGGGGTGGGCGAGGGCCTCACCATGGAGGAGATCCTGGCACGCTGGCCCGACCGCGACTACCCGGGGCTGGAACCGCTCGACTCGGTGGTGTCCCGCGGCACCGCGGCATTGCAGCAGATCAACGACGAGTACCAGGGTCGGGATGCCGTCATCGTCTGCCATGGCACCCTGATCCGGTACACGCTGGCGGCGCTGCACGGGCAGCCGCTGGATCGCATCCAGAACGGGTCGGTCTCCACGGTTGACCTGGTGGATGGTCAGTGGCGGGTGCTCTGCGTGAACGGCACCATGCTGGACGCGCTGGTCTGA
- a CDS encoding UdgX family uracil-DNA binding protein (This protein belongs to the uracil DNA glycosylase superfamily, members of which act in excision repair of DNA. However, it belongs more specifically to UdgX branch, whose founding member was found to bind uracil in DNA (where it does not belong), without cleaving it, appears to promote DNA repair by a pathway involving RecA, rather than base excision.) gives MALSTPERPGAGEWVPERPSLPKLREAAPACRGCELWRDATQVVFSAGRAAAPLMLVGEQPGDREDLEGTPFVGPAGGLLADAVDRAGLAREDLYLTNAVKHFRHHIAPRGKRRIHDKPDTVHIEACRPWLLAEIQVVAPQLVVCLGATAGRAVLGRPVRIGAERGRVMDAELGRVLITTHPSSVLRLRGKDGFEDAFTALVADLTVAGAELRRPR, from the coding sequence ATGGCTCTGAGCACGCCGGAGCGGCCCGGCGCCGGCGAGTGGGTGCCCGAGCGGCCCAGCCTGCCGAAGCTCCGTGAGGCTGCACCCGCCTGTCGCGGCTGCGAGCTGTGGCGAGATGCCACCCAGGTGGTCTTCTCGGCGGGCCGCGCGGCCGCGCCCCTCATGCTCGTCGGCGAACAGCCGGGTGACCGGGAGGATCTCGAGGGAACACCCTTTGTCGGACCGGCCGGCGGCCTGCTCGCGGATGCCGTCGACCGGGCGGGACTTGCCCGAGAGGACCTCTACCTGACCAACGCGGTCAAGCACTTCCGGCACCATATCGCTCCACGCGGCAAACGACGCATCCACGACAAGCCCGACACCGTGCACATCGAGGCGTGCCGGCCCTGGCTCCTCGCCGAGATCCAGGTTGTCGCGCCGCAGCTCGTCGTCTGCCTCGGCGCCACCGCCGGCCGGGCCGTGCTCGGACGTCCGGTGCGAATCGGGGCCGAGCGCGGCCGAGTCATGGACGCCGAGCTGGGACGGGTGCTGATCACCACGCACCCGTCGTCGGTGTTGCGCCTCCGCGGCAAGGACGGGTTCGAGGATGCCTTCACCGCCCTCGTCGCGGACCTCACCGTCGCCGGCGCAGAACTTCGTAGACCCCGTTAG